The DNA segment ATGAGAGCAGGTGAGAAATGGGCTTTAAGATGCATATACTGTAGCTATACAGACAGATATTTGAAGTAGTTTGTTTCTCACAACAGAGAGAGACAAGCAATTGCCAAGGCCATGCGCCAGAAGGATAAGCGACTGAAGGAACTGACGAATCAGATAGAGGATGAGCGAAAACAGACAGAGCAGTTTAAGGACCAGGTATGAAGTTTAGCTTGTGACTGATGCAAATACCTTTATTTGACCTTTTGAGGTTCTTTGTTTTATGTCATTGATAACTCTGACTGATGTCATCTTTGTTGTAGGCTGAGAAAGCAAATTTGCGTGTGAGGCAGCTCAAGATGCAGGTGGAGGAAAGTGATGAGGAGTCTCAGCGTGCGACTGCTGCCCGTCGCAAACTTCAGAAAGAGCTGAACGAGGCCACAGAGGCTAATGACACCCTGAGCAGAGAGGTTTCTTCACTCAAGAGCAAACTCAGGTTGTTCTGCAGTGACACCTTTCTGTAATGTATGTGGAGCCAGCATCCCTTTTACTGACATCCTCCATATTGCAATCTGAAGTAATGTACATGACATGACTTTCAGGGACTTAGGTTTTCATGTTGGAAAGTGGTAGGATTCTTTCTTGTATGACTTGATATGTGGATTTTTGTCACTTCACAGGCCATGCAGTCTTGAACTTGAATACTTCAATATCTTAATCAGTCTGGTTTCTAATCTCTATATTCCTCAGGCGTGGAAGTGACTCATCTTTCAGTATCCCATTAAGGCGTGGTGGAGGTGGGAGCTTTAGAAGAACACGTAGGAGCATGATTGAGAGTTCTGAGGTCCCAGGAGATGAGGTTTCTTCAGCTACACCTGTGAATCAACCTGAGAAACCTCGAAGAGAGCCAATCAATGGCACCCAAAATGACAACTAAGGAAATAATACCCTGAAGCGCTGTCTAAAAGCCTTTCATTTTTTTTGCTATATTTAATTACTATTTATAATCACTAcatccccctcgtgccaccaacagcgctaacccacatctcagaatagcattctgagatgctattcttgtcaccacagttgtacagcttggttatctgagttaccattgactttgtcagttcaaaccagtctggccattctctgttgacctctcgtgcatttccatctgcagaactgccctgcactggatgtttttggcaccattcagagtaaattctagagactgttgtctgtgaaaatcccaggagatcaacagttacagaaatactcaaaccagcccatctggcaccaacaatcatccatgcgattatctaatcagtcaaatgtttggcagcagtgcagtgcataaaatcatgcaaatatcagaatggggaaaaatgtgatctcagtgatttggaccatggcatgattgttggtgccagatgggctggtttgagtatttctgtaactgctgatctcctgtgattttcacacagtctctagaatttactctgaatgatgccaaaaacaaaattcatccagtgagcggtagttctgtggatggaaatgtcttgttgatgagggagatcaacagagaatggccagactggtttaaactgacaaagtcgatggtaactcggataaccacgctgtacaattgtggtgagaagattatCATCTCAgattgctattctgagatgcgggttggtgctgttttggtggcacaagggggatctacacaattttaagcaggtggttttaatgttgtggttgatcagtgtatattctatatacaaaaggcaatattttaaaatactagAAGTAATTTTTTAGAAATCTAATCTCGTTTTCTAGAATTTTCTATACTGAATCTTGACCATCTCCTCAAATGTTAAATTGGTACATAAGCCTATCCTTCACTAATTTATTCAAACTGACTTAATTTTAATGGGGTGTGAGGAGTCAGTTTCACAAGCAACCAAATTTCactaaaagtaccatggtatcacCATAGCTTTTGAACATGTACCATGTACAAAGTAGCTTGGAACATGAATTTGATAATCGTTCAGTacagcaatatactgtatatcagtatCACAAAGTGGTATaaacatcactgtaccatggtactttttggtaagGGATGATTTGACAACAGTGAAAGCATGATTTCAGTTTGTCAAATATTGTTTCTTAATCATTTTCTATAATTAAGGTTTATGGGGCTTTTTGTTGACTAAACTACATTTCTGATTCTACATACAGTGCTAGCTGTGCCTTGCCTGTGATACAGATTCAAATCTGAATaacatttaagaaataaaaatagagcaATATCCTTTcttttacaatacaaattacaaaagataataataattaaacactcctgtaatatagacattttattttgtagGTTAGTAATAAACCAACAATAAAATGGTTttacacaggcaggagaaactaGAAGCATTGCATTTGAAAAGGAATGCAGACACAGCAGATGTTCAGACTCATTAATAGCAAAGAAAATCCAAGTTGACAATTATATAATTGGCAATTGTGCATGCCTTGTGCCTAGAGACAAACACTTAACAGAATTTGGACTGTAACTCTTTAGTGAGGTTATTGCTTACATGACGCCCTGAGATGACTCTGGTGCAATAAAGTGTGCTAAATCTTCCTTTCAACCATCATTGTCTATTATTTCTATCATTACTTTTCATTAATACCGCTAGGCAAAGTggaaaatataatgtattaattcttccttacatttctatttttaacataaaaatatttgtacCCTTCACTGAAGTATTTATATTGCTTGTTAATTGACTTAATCTACAACCCCTGCATAACAGAAatgtgaaaactaaggagttaaACCACTTAGAATTCAATGTTTTTCTCTCATCCAGGACTCTCTGTTATTTCAAAGAATACATTGGGAAGAATAGCAAAGTGCTGCTGTAGCTCCCTTGAGGCTAGTAAGTTCCCCAATACCCATGCTAACTTTGAGGCAAAGCATGTTATGGCCACAAAATTAAGGCACATTACATTCATGTACAGTGGATGGTATGACAGTAAAGACTCTTCAGTGCTGTAGATAAAATCTtttaaatcaaagatggcactgatGCAAATGAGGTTTCCTACCTTGGATTAGCTAAAACTAGAACGTAAAAAGGACCTGAAGTGGGTGTTGTCATCATGCATACACATTTCTGCTACGGATGATGGTTATTCACATAAGCCCCAAAGAGGGCAACAATAAAATGAGATGTGAACAGCAGCTTCAGTTCACAACAGATCACCAACCCCCTTGTAACATTACTTCCAACTCTGAAGACATAAAGTTCCATCAGTTAGTAACAAAAACATacagatcatatatatatatatatatatatatatatatatatatatatatatatatatatatatttttttatataagctaatatttaaaaaattaaatcaggCATTTCTGCATTAAAATGAACCTGCTGTCAACATCGCTCCAGTCTTGTGTACAACAATAAGTATATGCAATAGAGGTTTCACTCAGATTATTGTTCAGTAAGTTCAGTGCCAAATATAATGGGGTTGCAGAGGTAAGTATACTTTTTTCAGTCACCTGCATCTCCCAATTCATGGTTCCAAAAAGAGCAAATCATAAGATTACAGTGcacataaaacatgtcaaaactaCTGTCAACAGAAAtcgaaaaaaacacaaacaaacaaaaaacaaacagtgtGAACTTAAGAAGTACAtctgcaacacacacaaacattccaaCAGTAAAACAACAGGTAGTACAGTCCTTCCAGAGGACAGGGCTGGTAAACAGTGGATATATAAAAGTCTCTATAATGGGGTTTGATGTGACAGCAAATGCAGAACCCTTCACAGAAAACTAATGATGAGTGGAAGAATTAGAATGATAGCATAAAGATATGCATCAGCTCCTgaaaaagcattttcattttaatttcccaTGGATTTGGGAATGAAAGACACACTTGTGTAGTGAAAGCAGATAATGCTTTATTCACAGCATTATCTTCTGTCCTATTCCAAAGTCCAACCGTTTCACCATCCTGCAACACAAACCAAAGACAAAGGCATGAAGAACACCAAATTATCAACATGTCAAATATGTGGTACAATGCACATCAAGTTCAATCAACTAAAGAGATGCGCTTCAATTAATAGTGAGACTAACCCTTTCTCGTAGAGGCCATTTGCATTGTTTGGGTTTTCTTGGGTTTCTCGTGAAATACTTGGTGAATTCTGGCCAATCGCTGCATGACCGGGTGTTTTCTCATGGATGTGTAACTCTCTGCATGATGCTAGCTTTGATTCAAGGTTCTGAAACATGAAACAAAGCAACAGAATATATGTATATCACAACTAcatctttaaataataataacttttacaTGTATCTGCATGTCTGTGCAAATTCTGACACTCTAGTTTAGTAACAACAGACATTGGACTTTTCATTCTCTCCTTTTTTatgccatgccagcttctatggctataTTTATGGTGGGAGCCAGGTTTAGTTATTCAAAAGAGCTAAATAAAGTGTTTAAGATTCCTTTTCCTAAAAACCTTAAAACTTAATTTGGATTCACTTGGTTAAAATAAACTTAACACGTGTTCCTCAAGTGTGTAGAAGTATGAGTCcagtaaaatatgtttaatggATAGTGGGTTCTGACAAGATGAACACTTTGGTGAATTTTCTCCTTATAGTAAAAATTGGTGTTCGAGTCTTGTATGTCCTATCCGGTATCATGTGAAAACAACCTGATCCCAGCGACTATTAAAAGGGAACACATCTTGTCCCAAAAACAAGATTTATTTCACGTAATTTGTTGTTTAAACACTGAACCCACTCCAAATgccatttgtttttaatgtatacGTTTAGAGCTGGTTTCAGATCTGTGAAAGGTATAGAGCATATTACTGGTTCAGTAGATAGAGCAGCCAGAGAATCACTGTCTGCATGTTCATTACCAGAGATTCCGGAGTGACCAGGTATCcagcagaaaatataaaaattatttgattcaaGAGTTGACAGTTTGATTCAAATATTCACGATTGTTGGGTGATCAGTTTTTAGAGCTTCAAGACATGATTTTGaatcagttatttaaaaaaaaaaatgttggtagAGAAGTCTCAATAAACTTCAGTGCCAGTAGTAGAGCGTTTCCCTCTGCAGTAAAAACTGAATTTTGGTCAGTGATGCAGATACCCTGACACAGTTGGTTTGTTGCAAAAGCTgctgccacttgatttccaaattTAGATCCATCTGTGGATGTTGTGGACTCTTATGTCAAGAAATTGTTGATGATAATCATTCAAATGCGTTTTGGATTTTTGGTTCCTTGTTAAATCCAGATGGATATTAGGCTTTTTGAGATCCCATGGAGGAATTTTGCAGAAATGTGTCTGTTCCAAAATGTTTAGATCCACTTTAAGATTCTCCAGATGGGATTTTTATACGTAGGCGAAATGGACGAATGAAACTTGGCTTTCTTTCATATATTGTTGAATGCTGAATAGGCTgagttttctttatttgttttaagtttgGTTGCATACTGTAAGGCCAACTTTAGCCATCTGATCTCATTGGCTTTCACATAGAGACTTTGGATTGGTGACATTCTCTAGGCTCCCAAAGTTAGTTGTATACCTTGGTGGTGTACGGTGTCCATAAGTCATATATTTGATTTCCTAGCTGATAGATAATTGATATTTTCATAGACCACCTTTGAGTGAACAATGGTTCTGTACAAGTTCATATGATTTGAGCTGTCTGCTCCCCATTTGGTTTcgtataaaacatttaaaacattaaaagtttcaaaacatttatttttcagtaatttaatgagAAATAAAAGACAGTTTGCTGTCAAAGCTGATACCAAGAACCCTGTTCTCTTTAACAACTTTAATGGGGACTCTGTTCATAAACTGCTCTGGTTCATTGTGTAACGAACGAAGCcaacagaaatgcatacagataGTTTTTGTTTGAGGGAACTTGAAACCGTTCTGTGTTGACCAGGACTGCATTTTGTCCAATCTTCAACTGGATTTTTCGTTTGATAGCATTCATGTATTTGCTTCTGTAGCAAATGCAAATAAcatctacatataaactacaaaAGGACATCAGAACCAATTACTATTGcaatgctatttattttaatactgaaaaGGGTTACTGATAGGATAGTTCCTTGAGGTACTCCATGTTCCTGTTTATGTAGGTTATACAAGgtgttattttaactttaaagaGTCTGTTCGATAAAAATCTTTCAATGAAGATTGGCAGACGACCTCTAAAATTCATTTGGTACAGATCCTTTAAAATATTATGTTTCCATGTTGTGTCAAAAAGACAGCTACAACATGTTCTTTTCTAATAAAAGCATCATGAATATAGCTTTCAAGACAAATAAAATGATCTGTAGTGCTTCAACCTTTCCCGAAACCACATTGGACATTATCCAATGTGGTGTTTAGATTCCAGCATCCAGACCGGCGATCATTAACATTATATCTCCATTGTTTTGCATAAACAACTGGTTAAAGCTATAGGGTGATAGTTTATGGGGTCGTTATACTCTTTTTCTGGCTTCGGAATAGGTATTATTTCTGCTTCAAGGCAAGAGGATGAGAGATTTCCTGATATCCAGATGGAGTTAAAAATTCTAAGGAGCATTTCCAGGAAAAGGTGGGGTAGATTATTTTTAAATTGATAGTGGATTTTATCCAGTCCAACAGCTGTTTTGTGGGATTTTTTAATGGCTGTAGTTCTTCTATAGAAAAAGGTTGATTGTATGGCTTTGTATTACTAGAGTCGAagttaatcttttctttttcttgttgaGCATGAAAGGTTCGAAAAGCAGGAAGGCAGTTCTTAATAGATTAATTGTTTTCGAAAGTTTTTGCTGGAAAGTTTGCTATTTCTTTTTCTGAAGTCAAGAGTGCGCCATACTGTTTGATGTGTTGTATTTGAGGGCCATTGTTTTTTCCCATCGTTTTCCGTATCAGGTTCCATACTTTTGTATGATGGAATACTTGTCATGCTGAAAACAAATCTTCTCCAGTTTTCcttttttacttaatttataaTTTGTCTTGCTCGTTCTCTACTCATCTGGAGTTTGCTAATATTTTCAGTTGATGGATGTCTATAAAGAACAGTCTTACAGCTTTTTTCCAATCTTTTATAACTTCCTTACATTTAGCATCAAACCATGGAAGTCTcctatgttttatatttaaagatgttCTTGGGACTGTATCATTAGCTATAGATATAAGCGTTTTAGTGAAATTCTGCATAGCATCTGGGCTGTCTTCTGGAAACCGGGCCAGTCTCTCATAACAGAGGGGTTGAAGTTGATACCAATTTGCTTTATTAATTTGCCATTAtttgtttcttcctctctgcCTTTGATGGTTACAGTGATTGGGAAATGGTCACTTCTACAGAGGTCATACCAAACTTTCCATGATAGGTCTAAAACGTATGAGTATGTTCCATGTCCTAGATGTAAATAGGTATTCGATGCATTATTTATAAGACATAAGGTGTGGTTATctataaaatctttaatcttctttccttttgtgttacagtgattaCTGCCtgacaaaatgagaaaaaaagggAGATGGGAGCTGAGCAACAAGGTGATCTAGGTCCATGTGTGTCAAATTTAAAATTGGGGGAATGTAAATAGAAATTACTGTAATGGTTTTCTGCAAAGTCAGGCATAGTTCTGTCGCTTGTAGATTGCTATTAATATTTATATGACTATGGATCACATAAATTCGTATTAAAATGGTTGTGCCATCGGGAGCCCGCTTGTCGTTGGGTTTGGTAAAAGTGTTCAAActtgtaaattttttaaaagaGAGCGTACCATTTGATGGTAATTGTGTTTCATGAAGACATATGGCTAGAGGATTAATAATTGCAGTTAAACACTGCAGCTCCGTAAAATAAGCCCTGATAACACGACTGTTCCATTGGATGATATAATTTTCCATAATATTCCTATTAGGATGAAGACGAACAGTTTTCCTGGTTCTGCCTTTAGGGGATTGACTTCTACTATGGTGTTCATTCTCTTTCATTTCCAAATCTTTCGTTTGTCTTGTCTTTAAAGTTTCATCTTGGGATTCTTTTGATTGTGAAGAGCTTgccattttattgtttttagttgCGTTTTGGTTGCCTTTTAGTAGCCTTCTCTGTTATTAAGCTCTGACTGGAGTGAATGTAATTTAGAAGAGTTTCATTCGGAGTTCTTCATCATATAGTAATATTCCCTATTATCTGAAAGATATTTGATGTTCAGCTATCATAGAGTATTCCCAGGGCATGTCTTGACCAGCCGATTGACTGGATTGAGCCATTCCAACCTCCTGCCTAGGTGAAGTAGGAGCCAAAGTACCATGTTGAAATAGTGGAAGCCGCAGCAAACCACATTTCTCAGGGACCAGGATCTCTTCCTCCACCGACACGGGTTGCAACGAGTCGTCCTTTTTCTTATAACAGAAATGGGATAATAAGGATCTATTTTACTCCAGGTCCTTACAGAGTGATGCAAAAACTGTTTGGAAAAAGAGTTCTTCTCTCTTGCCCAAGGAGAAGACCCTAGCACTATGGAGGGAAGGACCGTGCCACTGTTCCCTTCACGGGCTACCATCATAAAGATGGGTCTTGAGTCGTACCCGGCACAAACAATGGACCAGTGAATTGAAAAACTCTGTATTTAAGTGGTAACATAATGCCTAAAACAATTAACAGCTAAACTCACCCCAACTTTCCTTAACAACTCGCCAACGATGTTGAGGGCAGATATCCGTGCAGATGTGGTAAGAGGAGTTCCAGTAAGACCTTCAACTGGACATGatagtaaaacaaaattagtCATATTTCTTGATAGTTATCCTTGAAAATTAGTAATAACaatgtaaaattaattattagtttTTAAATGTATGGTAGTAactaaatacactcactgagcactttatttggaacacctgtCCACCTacttatgtgattatctaatcagtcaatcgcgtgacagcagtgcaatgcataaaatcatgcctatacaggtcaggagcttcagttaatggtcacatcaaccatcagaatggggaaaaaatttgatctcagtgatttcgaccatggcatgattgctggtgccagacgggctgtttgagtatttctgtaactactgatctcctgtgatttttacacacaacagtctctaaagtttactcagaatggtgccaaaaacaatagTTTTCCTCATAAAGTGATAAATGAGAGTAGGTTTATCTATTTTTGTGCTCACTCCGGCTGTACGATGTCAGGGGCGTGTTGAATGTACTCCCAGAGCTTGGAGGCCTAGAGGGCGTGGCAATGAAAGATGGGAGGGTGGCATTAACCACAGAAGAGGGTCTTGAAGGTGTGGCTTCTGGCTTTTCGGTGTCTTTCGAGAGGCTTAATGATGGTTTACGCTCCTGTTTCTGCTGAACAGCCAACTCTTGTCTTAAATCTGCACAGAGGAGAAAGACAACACGCAATCACATTGACAAACAGGAAATCTGTTCAAACATCAGTGACTGACAAAATTGCTTGATCATACAACTGATGATCGTGGAAGTTGTTCATTTAGATGAGAGTGAATGGTGCATGTGCACACAGGTTGCCCTGTGAATCAAGTTCACCTCTAGCTTCATCCTTCAATCGCTGTACTGATTCTAGAAGATTCTCCTTTTCATCAAGCTCACTCTCAAGGAAGGCATTTCTCTCTATTACATGATTCATTCTCTGCTCAAAGTCCTCAAGTGACATTATAGTGGCCCTGTAAGAGTCAGCGGGATACACATACAGGTTTTATGAATTAACAGTAAAAGTCAAGAATATCTTAAACAGAATGCACAAGCCATTATACATTTCTTCACAAGCAAAAGCACCTCTTTGCTCTTTCCAGGTCATCGTTGGCTTGCTCCAACTCCCGTATGTACTTGTGTA comes from the Xyrauchen texanus isolate HMW12.3.18 chromosome 12, RBS_HiC_50CHRs, whole genome shotgun sequence genome and includes:
- the nde1 gene encoding nuclear distribution protein nudE homolog 1, which translates into the protein MGDPEPTSFASVEEERDFWKEQVAKYQQRADEAQEELQEFQQMSRDYEVELEAELKQCEARNRELLTANNRLRMELENYKEKYETQHSEAVRQISTLEGDLAETTAIKDQLHKYIRELEQANDDLERAKRATIMSLEDFEQRMNHVIERNAFLESELDEKENLLESVQRLKDEARDLRQELAVQQKQERKPSLSLSKDTEKPEATPSRPSSVVNATLPSFIATPSRPPSSGSTFNTPLTSYSRIEGLTGTPLTTSARISALNIVGELLRKVGNLESKLASCRELHIHEKTPGHAAIGQNSPSISRETQENPNNANGLYEKGMVKRLDFGIGQKIML